In the genome of Quercus robur chromosome 3, dhQueRobu3.1, whole genome shotgun sequence, one region contains:
- the LOC126719583 gene encoding uncharacterized protein LOC126719583: protein MAKCYILASISNVLQQQMQDVGLALDIMLSLKEMFGEQGHSARQETMRQIYNTKMAEGTSVKEHCLRMISNLNTLEVLGADIDGESKVDMILQSLPESFKEFKLNYNMNKKIYSLSELINELVAAEGILGTSSVDANLAEASTS from the coding sequence ATGGCCAAGTGCTATATCCTAGCATCTATCTCAAATGTTCTACAGCAACAAATGCAGGATGTGGGACTAGCTTTGGACATAATGTTAAGTCTGAAGGAGATGTTTGGTGAGCAAGGCCATTCTGCAAGGCAAGAAACTATGAGGCAAATATACAATACCAAAATGGCTGAAGGCACTTCAGTAAAGGAGCATTGTCTTAGGATGATCTCTAATCTAAATACATTGGAAGTTTTAGGTGCCGATATTGATGGAGAATCCAAAGTGGATATGATACTCCAGTCACTACCAGAATCATTCAAGGAATTCAAacttaattataatatgaacaaaaagatttattcaTTGTCTGAATTAATAAATGAATTGGTAGCAGCGGAAGGCATTCTTGGTACATCCAGTGTTGATGCTAATTTGGCTGAAGCTTCTACTTCTTAA